Within Capra hircus breed San Clemente chromosome 7, ASM170441v1, whole genome shotgun sequence, the genomic segment AAGCCTGAGCTGAGCCGCCCTGGCAGGTGGGCGTGCCCTTGGGCGTGGTCTATTATCAccgcttccccttctcttctaggGCTCAGCCTGCTCAGAGCAAACCGCAGAAGGTAGGGGATGGGCTTGGGATATGTGGGCAGCAGGCGGGGTGGGACTGGACATCGAGGCTCACCTACCCTCCCTGGTGCAGCCTTGGTACTCTCCCATCCCTGGCCGGGAGTAGAGGGTGGACGCCAGAGCTGGGGAGTCTGGGAACTGGGAGTTGGGCCAGGGACTGCCGCACGGTCAGAGCACCATGCATGTCTGCCTGTCGGTCCGTCCGTCCATCCGTCTGtctgcctgcctcctgccctctctcccGCCGGCCTGTGCTGCAAGCTGCACCAGCCCACCCGCCCTCGGACTGCGTGGGCTGAGATCATTGCTCCCAAATGGGCCCCTTGAAACCTGAGTCGCCCCCTCCCCGGAGCCTCAGGCCAGATGTGTGGGGGTAGGGCTGGAGCACCGCTGGCCTCTTCGTGCCAGGGGACGCCCCACTCTGGCCAGATCCCCCGCCTCCTCCCGCCCTGCCCGCCCTCCCCGCTCTGTCTTGCCCAGGCCCTGGCCCCTGCCGCGGACCCCCCGCGGTACACCTTTGCACCCAGCGCCTCCCTCAACAAGACGGCCCGACCCTTCGGGGCGAACCCGCCCGCAGACAGCGCCCCGCAGCAGAATGGGTACGTCTGTCCTGCCCGTCCACGCCGTATCTCCACCACCGCACGCCCTCCGGCTGCCCGCTGCTGCTCTGCCTGTGCTGCGCCCCAGCCTGGCCGGAACCGTGCGACAGCGACCCCTGGTGGCTGGGGCGGGTACTGCAGGCACAGGGCCCCACCGAGGGTGTGGCTCCTGCCTTGGGCCGGCCCTCCAGGGGGCTGTGAGCAAGGCAGCGCGCCGCCCCCTCCTCGGTGGTAGCCTGGGGTTGGGATTTGATGTTGGCCGACTGAGCCCAGACACTCAGTGCAGCCTTCCCCCTGGCTATTCTGACCCCTTGCCATCTTTCTTCCTCCCCTTGTCTATCTCTTTGTACCTTTATCTGTCCATCTGTCTTATTTCCTTCACAGGTGCAGACCCCTGACAAGTCAGTGAGCCCCCTCTGCctgtccctctcttccttccttttggcACTCTGGGTGGTGGCCCCTCCCCACTCTGGCTGCCCTCCTTTCACCTTGGttgccctcctcccctctcacttccctaccccacccctcacccagcagggccctggccttgccctgccctcttcccctcACTTTAGCCCACCTGTATCAAGTCcggggaggggccgcccctgcTGCCCACCCCAGCATGAGGTTCTGAGCCACACCCTCCCCACAGACAGCCGCTCCGACCGCTGGTGCCAGATGCCAGCAAGCAGCGGCTGATGGAGGACACGGAGGACTGGCGGCCGAGGCCTGGGACAGGCCAGTCCCGTTCCTTCCGCATCCTTGCCCACCTCACGGGCACCGAGTTCAGTAAGTGCCAGCCCAGGGAAGGGCGGACTCTGCTCCTGGTCCCCAGCCCGGACCCAGGCTTAGCTGGAGCCTGCTCCGGCACCCTCTACCAGGGCTCAGGGCTGGGGtggccttctctctgctcttggtCAATGCCTGCCTCTGCCCTCTCAGTGCAAGACCCGGATGAGGAGCACCTGAAGAAATCAAGGTAACAGGACAAGCTGCAGTCCCTCCTTCTCATCTCCAGCCTCTCCCATTCCAGCCCTGTCTGCTCCTGGCCATCCCTAGCCAGGTTCATCcgttctccttccttcctctggtcctccctccctgcctcccttccgtctctccttccttccacttccttctccttctctctctaccCCTCAGGGAAAAGTATGTCCTGGAGCTGCAGAGCCCACGCTACACCCGCCTCCGGGACTGGCACCACCAGCGCTCTGCCCATGTGCTCAACGTGCAGTCGTAGCCTGGTCCTCGCCGGCCGGCTgccctctctgcctctttcttgcTGTTCCTCCGCCCCAGGGCACCTCCCCTTGGCGCCTCCAGCTTCTGCCTGCCTCACCCATCCTTTTTCTGCCCCTGGACTGAGCCTCCTGCTGTCCTGGCCCCAGCTGCCCCCCTGGCACAGGGCCCGGCTCCATCTGACACCGCTGCCTTCACTCTTTGCCCTGTGGTACTGCTGTCTGCCAGGTCTGTGCTGGCTTTTTGGGCATGAAAATAAACATTCTCAGCcctgctttctctgcctctgttCTCTATCTTTGTGGACTTGGTTTGCATTTGGGGTCAGGGGTGTTAGATGGTTCAGATCCAGTGTGGGCCCTGCCAGTATGGGTCTCAGTGGGTGGGGGTACTCAGCAAAAGGGCCCCCTGCCATCAGAAGGACCCTCGCGAGTGGCCCCAGAAGTGAGAGCCCTGCTTCACCTCCCAGCCCTGTGCGACAGACCAGCCAGCTGGAACCTGGCCAGGAGAAATTGCCCTACCCATCCCTGCCCTGGGGGGACCTGGAGTCCTCTGCTGTCATGCACCCAGGCATCTCTCATGGGGCCAGCAGGACCAAGTTGGGGGGTGGGGCCATGCCAGGAGCCTCGGCCGTGCAGGGCCTTGAATGACAGATCTTACAGCCAGGTGCCCAGGATGGAAGCCCCAACCCCAGCCTCAGCTACACCCCAGGAACCCTGGCCTGGTGAGAGAGCGTGGACTTGACTTGGGGAAGGGCGGGTAACCTCCAGAGGCATGGGGGTCGGGCCCCTCCAAGCTGCCCCAGGCTCTCCCCACTGTCCTGTGGTGTCCCTGGGCACCCCCATGGAGCCACTTTTCCTGGCCTTGGCAGGCCCTACCACCCCCAGTCCCACGAGCCGCCCACCCTGGGCTGTGGACCCTGCATTTGCTGAGCGCTATGCCCCGGACAAGACCAGCACCGTGCTGACCCGGCACACCCAGCCAGCCACACCCACGCCTATGCAGAACCGCACCTCCATCGTGCAGGCCGCCGCTGGAGGGGGCCATGGCGGGGGCGGTGGCAGCAACGGCAAGACTCCCGTGTGCCACCAGTGCCACAAGGTCATCCGGTGGGTGGCCCCGTTCCTTCCTACCCTGGTCTTTCACTGAACTGGAACTCCAGCCCTTTCTGACCGCTGCTCCTCCCATCTGTCTCCCTACTCATCTCAGCTGCCCCCTGCTCAGCCTCTCTTCAACATTTGGCCTGGCAAAATGGAGGGGGTGCCAATGACATAGCCAAGCTGCAGCCCTAGACTCGCTGCTCTCTGGGCCAGGAATGGcctccctgctcccagcccctCTGCCTTTCTCCTTCTTGCTCACTTGGTTTCTCTCTGCTAAGCCTCTTAAGTTCCTCCCTCTCTGCGCTGCTCCCCAGGGCCCAACAGAGTCCCACAGCCCCCAGAATCGGATCTGTCAGGCCCCAGAACCTTCCTAGTTCTCATCCAAGGCACTGCCCTGCTGTCAACTCCTGTCAGCTCTTAAGCTCTGGAAAGCACCCCCTCGTTCAGACATCCCCATTTATCTGGGATGGCCGGGTCCCTGTCCAGCATAGATGGAACAGGCCAGCGGAACAGAGTGGGCACCAGGCTCAGCTCAAGTGCCCACTGGTCTTCAGGGCTCGCAGGTACTCCAGGCCTCCTGTCCCCCAGGACACCGACCCCTTGGGTTCAACTTATTAGCCTCAAGTCAGCAGTCTTCACCCAGTGTCACCTTCCTCCCTTTTCTGACACTACCCTTCTCCCTCACCTCCTGTCATCAAAACAGtgcagctttttaaaatatttatttgggtgCCtctgatcttagttgcagcacgtggaatcttagtcGCAATGCACGTGCTCTCtaattgtggcacatgagctcagttgcccggaggcatgtgggatgttagttcctcaactagggattgaacccgtgtcccctgtctTGGGAGGCAAATTGTTAAccattgcaccaccaggaaagtcccacaatAGTCAGCTTTGTCTTGCTGTTTGATCTTAGGCAAGTCACCTTTCAAGCCTGTCTGTTCcctctttggagaaggcagtggcactccactccagtactcttgcctggaaaatcccatggatggaggagcctggtaggctgcagtccatggggtcactacgagttggacataactgagcaacttcactttcacttttcactttgatgcattggagaagaaaatggcaacccactccagtgttcttgcctggagaatcccagggatgggggagactggtgggctgctgtctatggggttgcaccgagtcggacacgactgaagcgacttagcagcagcagcagcagcttccctgTTTGGAGATGAAGAGAATGAATGTTCCCTTCAAGGTTTCATAATGGGTGTGGGGTAAACCCTGTGGGGTGCTGGCCAGGAACCCCGACTTCATTTGCACCCACTCCCGCTCATTGCCCTCTCTTTCCCCTGCAGGGGCCGCTACCTGGTGGCGCTGGGCCACGCGTACCACCCTGAGGAGTTTGTGTGCAGCCAGTGTGGGAAGGTTCTGGAAGAGGGTGGCTTCTTCGAGGAGAAGGGGGCCATCTTCTGCCCACCCTGCTACGATGTGCGCTATGCACCCAGTTGTGCCAAGTGCAAGAAGAAAATCACCGGCGTGAGTGGGGCTGGCAGCTGGCGGGGGTGCTGGGAAGGCAAGCCTGACTCTTCAGCGTTGAGGAGTGTTGAGCAGCTCCTGGGCTGGGGGGCTCTCCCTGCAGGACCCTGTTGGAACCTTACCAGCCTCATAATTGGGCTACTATATTGACCTTACTTTACATTAGCCAGGATTGTCTTTACAGGTGACCTAAATCCTAACTCTAAAGGGCTCAAGCAGGAGAGATTTGGCGCCAATAGTCAGAAAGGCTGAGGGCTGCTAACTTCTGGCCCAGCTGAATGCAGATCCAGGTCGTCAGGAGTCTTGCACTTGCCTCTGGTTTCATCTGTGTTGGCTTTGTTCCCAGCTTGCTTTTCCATAGAAAGCGGCAAGATGCTGCTACATCAGTGGCTCCAGGGTTGCATCTCCCAGGTTAGCAccgcagagagaaagagagcaccCCTGTGCCAGCTGATGCATCCAGTCCCAGTGCTGATGCTCATTGGCCTGGCTTGCTTCACATGCCCATCTCTGAATCAAGCCCTGTGACTCTAGTTGGCCAGGCCTGGATGACACCCACCTCTGGAATGGGATCTGGTGGCCTTGCCTGAATCACAGGACTGGTTCCTTGAAAATAAAACCAGGGTGACATTACCCCAAGAGAGGAGGTAAGTGCTAGTCAGGCCAGAAAAAGAGATGGCTACTATGTTAGGATTGCATTCAGCTTCAGTAATAGAAAATACTCCAGTATAGAGATTGAAACAGAAGGGGTAATGTTTACTTCAATTGCAAGAATGCCAGGGGTAGAAGAACAGCTCATGGATGGCTTTAGGCTTTTCCTGTGTTTTAGTTCTCAAATCCTTAGCCTGTAGGCCTTTGTCCTCGAGTTTATTGTATCATGGTTGCCAGATGACTGCTCAAGCCCCAGGCTCACATTCTTGTTGCACgtgggaagaagagggaaggagCAGGAAGCTTCTTTTAATGAGGTTTTGCCTTTTGACTCGGGAAGAAAAACCAGGAACTTGCATCTTTATCTCAGTTGTTGGAATTATTATTGTATGAGCACCTAGGCCAGTGAGGGATGCTGGCAAATCCAGTATTTTAGCTACTGTTCTCTATAAGAGAGGAGGGCCAAAGGGGGTTGTGACTGGCTTTTGAGAGGCTAATGTAGTCTGCTGCCCTGAATGCGAATGCGTATGAAAAAACGCAATCTCTAAAGGTAGGCTTGATGGACACAGGACTATTGATTTGCAAAGGCAGAAGTTTAGGTTCAAAAACTTGCGATTCAAAACCCTATTCTtggtaattccctggtggtccagtggctaagattctgcgctcccaatgcagggcaattcctgggtccaattcctggtcagggaactagatcccctgtgccacaactaagaccccatgcagccaaagaaataatatatatataaaaacgtattcttaaaaaaaaaatcctgttcttCCTACTGAGTCTAAATATGCAGCAGAGCCTGGCCTGGTCTCCTGCAGGGCAGCCTAGCTGCCACCTGGAGCTGGGCTTGGGACTTGGATCAGCACATGCTATGGGCTGAGAGTGATGCCCTATCTACCATCTCCCATTCATTGTGGACAGTGTGCCCCACATTGGGAATACCCTGTGACGAGACAGGCATGGTCCTGCCCCCAGGAACTCACACAGAGGAAGGGGACCCCAAGAGTGTCAAGGGTGAGCAGCCTAAGCAAAGAGGAACATAACAGGCAGGGTGACAGTTGAGGGGAGTTCAACTGTGCCTGTGTGAAAACAGGCAGAGAAGtgcagagagaggcagaaagtGCCCAAGGCTGCAGAGCATGAGGGCCAAACCAGAGCAGCACCAGGCGCTGCAGTCTTCCAGCACTCACGCGTCTCCCTATTTTTGGATCCATGGGCAGAGCGTCCACATAGGGCCAGAGagctctgtgcgtgtgtgtgtgctaagtcgcttcagtcgtgtctgactctgtgacccaatgggctgtagcccaccaggctcctctgtccatggagactctccaggcaagaatactgaagtggatggccacgccctcctccaggggattttcccaaccctgggatcgaacctgtgtctcctacatctcctgcattggccggagggttctttactactagcaccacctgggaagcccagagagctcCGTAGTAATGGTCATATTAGTGATAATTGCCTTGACCACAAGTGACAGAAAAAATAATGACAGCTGTTTCTCACGTAAGGAAGTCGAGAAGTAGGCAGTTTGGGACATGTAGGCAGATCCAGGCCTCCTGTATCTTGTTTCTCTGACATCTAAGCATTGACTTACTAACCACTCATAGTCCAAGATACCTCTTGAGCTTCAGGCAAAATTTCCATGCTCCAATTGGCttcctgttcagttgctcagtggtgtcaaactctttatgaccccatggactacagcacaccaggttttcctatccttcactatctcccagagtttgctcaaattcatgtccattgagttggtgataccatccaaccatctcatcctctgtcgtctgcttctcctcctgccttcaatctctctgagcattgaggtcttttccagtgagtcagctcttcatatcaggtggccagagtattggagcttcagccttagcatcagtccttccaatgaatattcaaggttgatttcctttaggattgactggtttgatctccttgctgtccaagggactctcaagaatcttctccagcaccacagttcaaaagcatctattctttagtgttcag encodes:
- the PDLIM7 gene encoding PDZ and LIM domain protein 7 isoform X3, whose translation is MDSFKVVLEGPAPWGFRLQGGKDFNVPLSISRLTPGGKAAQAGVAVGDWVLSIDGENAGGLTHIEAQNKIRACGERLSLSLSRAQPAQSKPQKVQTPDKQPLRPLVPDASKQRLMEDTEDWRPRPGTGQSRSFRILAHLTGTEFMQDPDEEHLKKSRSYSQVPRMEAPTPASATPQEPWPGPTTPSPTSRPPWAVDPAFAERYAPDKTSTVLTRHTQPATPTPMQNRTSIVQAAAGGGHGGGGGSNGKTPVCHQCHKVIRGRYLVALGHAYHPEEFVCSQCGKVLEEGGFFEEKGAIFCPPCYDVRYAPSCAKCKKKITGEVMHALKTTWHVHCFTCAACKAPIRNRAFYMEEGSPYCEPDYEKMFGTKCRGCDFKIDAGDRFLEALGFSWHDTCFVCAICQINLEGKTFYSKKDKPLCKSHAFSHV
- the PDLIM7 gene encoding PDZ and LIM domain protein 7 isoform X5, coding for MARTRGASHTSKPRTRSVPAGSALASASAGLSLLRANRRRQPLRPLVPDASKQRLMEDTEDWRPRPGTGQSRSFRILAHLTGTEFMQDPDEEHLKKSRSYSQVPRMEAPTPASATPQEPWPGPTTPSPTSRPPWAVDPAFAERYAPDKTSTVLTRHTQPATPTPMQNRTSIVQAAAGGGHGGGGGSNGKTPVCHQCHKVIRGRYLVALGHAYHPEEFVCSQCGKVLEEGGFFEEKGAIFCPPCYDVRYAPSCAKCKKKITGEVMHALKTTWHVHCFTCAACKAPIRNRAFYMEEGSPYCEPDYEKMFGTKCRGCDFKIDAGDRFLEALGFSWHDTCFVCAICQINLEGKTFYSKKDKPLCKSHAFSHV
- the PDLIM7 gene encoding PDZ and LIM domain protein 7 isoform X1, with translation MDSFKVVLEGPAPWGFRLQGGKDFNVPLSISRLTPGGKAAQAGVAVGDWVLSIDGENAGGLTHIEAQNKIRACGERLSLSLSRAQPAQSKPQKALAPAADPPRYTFAPSASLNKTARPFGANPPADSAPQQNGQPLRPLVPDASKQRLMEDTEDWRPRPGTGQSRSFRILAHLTGTEFMQDPDEEHLKKSRSYSQVPRMEAPTPASATPQEPWPGPTTPSPTSRPPWAVDPAFAERYAPDKTSTVLTRHTQPATPTPMQNRTSIVQAAAGGGHGGGGGSNGKTPVCHQCHKVIRGRYLVALGHAYHPEEFVCSQCGKVLEEGGFFEEKGAIFCPPCYDVRYAPSCAKCKKKITGEVMHALKTTWHVHCFTCAACKAPIRNRAFYMEEGSPYCEPDYEKMFGTKCRGCDFKIDAGDRFLEALGFSWHDTCFVCAICQINLEGKTFYSKKDKPLCKSHAFSHV
- the PDLIM7 gene encoding PDZ and LIM domain protein 7 isoform X6 produces the protein MDSFKVVLEGPAPWGFRLQGGKDFNVPLSISRLTPGGKAAQAGVAVGDWVLSIDGENAGGLTHIEAQNKIRACGERLSLSLSRAQPAQSKPQKALAPAADPPRYTFAPSASLNKTARPFGANPPADSAPQQNGQPLRPLVPDASKQRLMEDTEDWRPRPGTGQSRSFRILAHLTGTEFMQDPDEEHLKKSREKYVLELQSPRYTRLRDWHHQRSAHVLNVQS
- the PDLIM7 gene encoding PDZ and LIM domain protein 7 isoform X2, yielding MDSFKVVLEGPAPWGFRLQGGKDFNVPLSISRLTPGGKAAQAGVAVGDWVLSIDGENAGGLTHIEAQNKIRACGERLSLSLSRAQPAQSKPQKALAPAADPPRYTFAPSASLNKTARPFGANPPADSAPQQNGQPLRPLVPDASKQRLMEDTEDWRPRPGTGQSRSFRILAHLTGTEFMQDPDEEHLKKSSQVPRMEAPTPASATPQEPWPGPTTPSPTSRPPWAVDPAFAERYAPDKTSTVLTRHTQPATPTPMQNRTSIVQAAAGGGHGGGGGSNGKTPVCHQCHKVIRGRYLVALGHAYHPEEFVCSQCGKVLEEGGFFEEKGAIFCPPCYDVRYAPSCAKCKKKITGEVMHALKTTWHVHCFTCAACKAPIRNRAFYMEEGSPYCEPDYEKMFGTKCRGCDFKIDAGDRFLEALGFSWHDTCFVCAICQINLEGKTFYSKKDKPLCKSHAFSHV
- the PDLIM7 gene encoding PDZ and LIM domain protein 7 isoform X4; protein product: MDSFKVVLEGPAPWGFRLQGGKDFNVPLSISRLTPGGKAAQAGVAVGDWVLSIDGENAGGLTHIEAQNKIRACGERLSLSLSRAQPAQSKPQKVQTPDKQPLRPLVPDASKQRLMEDTEDWRPRPGTGQSRSFRILAHLTGTEFMQDPDEEHLKKSSQVPRMEAPTPASATPQEPWPGPTTPSPTSRPPWAVDPAFAERYAPDKTSTVLTRHTQPATPTPMQNRTSIVQAAAGGGHGGGGGSNGKTPVCHQCHKVIRGRYLVALGHAYHPEEFVCSQCGKVLEEGGFFEEKGAIFCPPCYDVRYAPSCAKCKKKITGEVMHALKTTWHVHCFTCAACKAPIRNRAFYMEEGSPYCEPDYEKMFGTKCRGCDFKIDAGDRFLEALGFSWHDTCFVCAICQINLEGKTFYSKKDKPLCKSHAFSHV